The Sylvia atricapilla isolate bSylAtr1 chromosome 12, bSylAtr1.pri, whole genome shotgun sequence genome has a segment encoding these proteins:
- the KIFC3 gene encoding kinesin-like protein KIFC3 isoform X3, which produces MHTLWALAGLSVQGWSWGSSRRSRMQAVQSIPAHGEECERRSLEGFICRPMGTTRRLACGGRCFQKKCPGPGLAWMAPQRCCCTRDPRAMITSRTAWDLGSGPSAGAAWNTKDLAPDGRGQDRLSTGSGAGASPRVPLLPALLHQKILSVNWPDTANPRGLCRALQALRDTTCKRREEPRPRAPAPEEPPASPREPAAAAAVQAASAMNLEKAGGRLCSGKRAALPTARPFPVIQEVMASMAHLQKEKLRLQEELLELQEKLAAQENNELSLSLQLQGQVETLKAKLLEQAQEISRLRSEQGGTDAEKHRDLLAAENERLRQEMKACEGELRELQRQQQAPCRDCPHLQENAVLQEQLSQLQREAEEMRAKLVELDLEVQQKTNRLAEVELRLKDSLAERAEEEERLSRRLRDSQETIASLKSQPQQIKYIIKTVEVESAKAKQALCETQSRNQYLQEQVGMQKQVLKEMEQQLQRSQKTEAQLRAQIMMYEAELERAHGQMLEEMQAMEEEKNHAIEEAFSRAQVEMKAVHENLAGVRTNLLTLQPALRTLTHDYNSLKRQVRDFPVLLQETLRSARAEISQAIEEVHSTNRELLRKYRRELQLRKKCHNELVRLKGNIRVFGRVRPITKEDGEGPEAANAVTFDADDDAVLYLLHKGKQVSFELDKVFPPQASQEEVFQEVQALVTSCIDGYNVCIFAYGQTGAGKTYTMEGTAANPGINQRALQLLFSEVRGKAADWDYTITVSAAEIYNEALRDLLGKEPQEKLEIKLCPDGSGQLYVPGLTEFRVQSVEDINKVFESGHIKRVTECTNLNEHSSRSHALLIVTVRGLDRSTGLRTTGKLNLVDLAGSERVGRSGAEGSRLREAQHINKSLSALGDVIYALRSRQGHVPFRNSKLTYLLQDSLSGDSKTLMMVQVSPAEKNTSETLCSLKFAERVRSVELGPVSRKAELGSWPSQEHLEGDSPGSAAAPGRSHASPSPGQLSSRSASIRRKLHTSGKLRPVPL; this is translated from the exons AGGTGCTGCTGTACTCGGGACCCCCGTGCCATGATCACGTCCCGCACCGCCTGGGATCTGGGATCCGGGCCCTCCGCCGGAGCCGCCTGGAACACCAAGGACCTTGCCCCGGACG GCCGTGGGCAGGACAGGCTCAGCACTGGGAGTGGAGCAGGCGCCTCTCCCCGGGTTCCTCTGCTACCAGCACTGCTTCACCAAAAAATCCTCAGCGTGAACTGGCCGGACACTGCAAACCCCCGTGGGCTCTGCCGGGCTCTCCAG GCGCTGCGGGACACAACGTGCAAGCGGCGGGAGGagccgcggccccgggccccGGCCCCGGAGGAGCCGCCTGCATCCCCCCGTGAGCCGGCGGCTGCCGCAGCAGTGCAGGCGGCCTCCGCCATGAACCTGGAGAAAGCAG GAGGGAGGCTCTGCAGTGGGAAACGTGCCgccctgcccacagcccggCCCTTCCCCGTGATCCAGGAGGTGATGGCCTCCATGGCACATCTGCAGAAGGAGAAGCTgcggctgcaggaggagctgctggagctgcaggagaaactCGCTGCCCAGGAGAACAATGagctctccctctctctccaaCTGCAAGGCCAG GTGGAAACTCTGAAGGCAAAGCTCctggagcaggcacaggagaTCAGCCGGCTGCGCTCGGAGCAG GGCGGCACGGATGCGGAGAAGCACCGGGACCTGCTGGCGGCCGAGAACGAGCGCCTGCGGCAGGAGATGAAAGCGTGTGAAGGGGAGCTGCGGGAGctgcagcggcagcagcaggcGCCGTGCAGGGACTGCCCCCACCTGCAG GAGAACGccgtgctgcaggagcagctgtcccagctgcagcgGGAAGCAGAGGAGATGCGGGCCAAGCTGGTGGAGCTGGACCTGGAGGTGCAGCAGAAGACGAACCGCTTGGCTGAGGTGGAGCTGCGGCTCAAGGACTCCCTGGCTGAGAGGGCCGAGGAGGAGGAGCGGCTCAGCCGGCGGCTGCGGGACAGCCAGGAGACCATCGCCAGCCTCaagtcccagccccagcagataAAG TACATCATCAAGACGGTGGAGGTGGAGTCAGCCAAGGCAAAACAAGCCCTTTGTGAGACTCAGTCCCGAAACCAGTacctgcaggagcaggtgggGATGCAAAAGCAGGTGCTGAaggagatggagcagcagctgcagaggtcCCAGAAGACGGAGGCTCAGCTCCGAGCTCAG ATCATGATGTatgaggctgagctggagcgAGCCCATGGGCAGATGCTGGAGGAGATGCAGGcgatggaggaggagaagaaccACGCCATTGAAGAGGCATTTTCCCGTGCCCAGGTGGAGATGAAGGCGGTGCACGAGAACCTGGCAG GTGTCCGGACCAACCTGCTGACGCTGCAGCCGGCGCTGCGCACCCTCACCCACGACTACAACAGCCTGAAGCGTCAGGTCCGCGACTTCCCCGTGCTCCTCCAGGAGACCCTGCGCAGCGCCAGGGCCGAG ATCAGCCAGGCCATCGAGGAGGTGCACAGCACCAACCGGGAGCTGCTGCGCAAGTACCGGCGGGAGCTGCAGCTCCGCAAGAAATGTCACAACGAGCTGGTGCGGCTCAAAG GAAACATCCGTGTTTTTGGGCGAGTCCGCCCCATCACGAAAGAGGATGGGGAGGGCCCTGAGGCAGCCAATGCTGTGACCTTTGATGCTGACGATGACGCTGTCCTGTACCTCCTGCACAAGGGGAAGCAGGTGTCCTTTGAACTGGATAAGGTCTTCCCCCCACAAGCGTCCCAGGAGGAG GTGTTTCAGGAGGTTCAAGCCCTGGTCACCTCCTGCATTGATGGCTACAATGTCTGCATCTTTGCCTATGGGCAGACAGGGGCAGGAAAAACCTACACAATGGAG GGGACGGCAGCAAACCCAGGGATCAACCAGCgggccctgcagctgctcttctcCGAGGTGCGGGGCAAGGCGGCCGACTGGGACTACACCATCACTGTCAGCGCCGCCGAGATCTACAACGAGGCACTCAG GGActtgctggggaaggagccgcaggagaagctggagatCAAGCTGTGCCCTGATGGCAGCGGGCAGCTCTACGTGCCCGGGCTCACTGAGTTCAGGGTGCAGAGCGTGGAGGACATCAACAAG GTCTTCGAGTCTGGCCACATCAAGCGGGTGACAGAGTGCACCAACCTGAACGAGCACAGCTCTCGCTCCCACGCCCTCCTCATCGTCACCGTCCGCGGCCTCGACCGCAGCACGGGGCTCCGCACCACAG GGAAGCTGAACCTGGTGGACCTGGCGGGCTCGGAGCGGGTCGGGCGGTCGGGCGCGGAGGGCAGCCGGCTCCGCGAGGCGCAGCACATCAACAAGTCCCTGTCGGCACTGGGAGATGTCATCTACGCCCTGCGCTCCCGGCAGGGCCACGTGCCCTTCCGGAACTCCAAGCTGACCTACCTGCTGCAAGACTCGCTCAGCGGTGACAGCAAGACCCTCATGATGGTGCAG GTCTCCCCTGCTGAGAAGAACACCAGCGAGACGCTGTGCTCCTTGAAGTTTGCTGAGAGGGTTCGCTCTGTGGAGCTGGGTCCTGTCTCCCgcaaggctgagctgggctcctgGCCCAGCCAGGAGCACCTGGAG ggTGACTCTCCAGGTTCTGCGGCAGCCCCTGGCCGGAGCCACGCATCGCCCAGCCCGGGGCAGCTCTCCAGTCGCTCTGCCTCCATCCGCAGGAAGCTCCACACCTCAG GGAAGCTGAGGCCAGTCCCCCTGTGA
- the KIFC3 gene encoding kinesin-like protein KIFC3 isoform X1, producing MITSRTAWDLGSGPSAGAAWNTKDLAPDGRGQDRLSTGSGAGASPRVPLLPALLHQKILSVNWPDTANPRGLCRALQALRDTTCKRREEPRPRAPAPEEPPASPREPAAAAAVQAASAMNLEKAGGRLCSGKRAALPTARPFPVIQEVMASMAHLQKEKLRLQEELLELQEKLAAQENNELSLSLQLQGQVETLKAKLLEQAQEISRLRSEQGGTDAEKHRDLLAAENERLRQEMKACEGELRELQRQQQAPCRDCPHLQENAVLQEQLSQLQREAEEMRAKLVELDLEVQQKTNRLAEVELRLKDSLAERAEEEERLSRRLRDSQETIASLKSQPQQIKYIIKTVEVESAKAKQALCETQSRNQYLQEQVGMQKQVLKEMEQQLQRSQKTEAQLRAQIMMYEAELERAHGQMLEEMQAMEEEKNHAIEEAFSRAQVEMKAVHENLAGVRTNLLTLQPALRTLTHDYNSLKRQVRDFPVLLQETLRSARAEISQAIEEVHSTNRELLRKYRRELQLRKKCHNELVRLKGNIRVFGRVRPITKEDGEGPEAANAVTFDADDDAVLYLLHKGKQVSFELDKVFPPQASQEEVFQEVQALVTSCIDGYNVCIFAYGQTGAGKTYTMEGTAANPGINQRALQLLFSEVRGKAADWDYTITVSAAEIYNEALRDLLGKEPQEKLEIKLCPDGSGQLYVPGLTEFRVQSVEDINKVFESGHIKRVTECTNLNEHSSRSHALLIVTVRGLDRSTGLRTTGKLNLVDLAGSERVGRSGAEGSRLREAQHINKSLSALGDVIYALRSRQGHVPFRNSKLTYLLQDSLSGDSKTLMMVQVSPAEKNTSETLCSLKFAERVRSVELGPVSRKAELGSWPSQEHLEGDSPGSAAAPGRSHASPSPGQLSSRSASIRRKLHTSGKLRPVPL from the exons ATGATCACGTCCCGCACCGCCTGGGATCTGGGATCCGGGCCCTCCGCCGGAGCCGCCTGGAACACCAAGGACCTTGCCCCGGACG GCCGTGGGCAGGACAGGCTCAGCACTGGGAGTGGAGCAGGCGCCTCTCCCCGGGTTCCTCTGCTACCAGCACTGCTTCACCAAAAAATCCTCAGCGTGAACTGGCCGGACACTGCAAACCCCCGTGGGCTCTGCCGGGCTCTCCAG GCGCTGCGGGACACAACGTGCAAGCGGCGGGAGGagccgcggccccgggccccGGCCCCGGAGGAGCCGCCTGCATCCCCCCGTGAGCCGGCGGCTGCCGCAGCAGTGCAGGCGGCCTCCGCCATGAACCTGGAGAAAGCAG GAGGGAGGCTCTGCAGTGGGAAACGTGCCgccctgcccacagcccggCCCTTCCCCGTGATCCAGGAGGTGATGGCCTCCATGGCACATCTGCAGAAGGAGAAGCTgcggctgcaggaggagctgctggagctgcaggagaaactCGCTGCCCAGGAGAACAATGagctctccctctctctccaaCTGCAAGGCCAG GTGGAAACTCTGAAGGCAAAGCTCctggagcaggcacaggagaTCAGCCGGCTGCGCTCGGAGCAG GGCGGCACGGATGCGGAGAAGCACCGGGACCTGCTGGCGGCCGAGAACGAGCGCCTGCGGCAGGAGATGAAAGCGTGTGAAGGGGAGCTGCGGGAGctgcagcggcagcagcaggcGCCGTGCAGGGACTGCCCCCACCTGCAG GAGAACGccgtgctgcaggagcagctgtcccagctgcagcgGGAAGCAGAGGAGATGCGGGCCAAGCTGGTGGAGCTGGACCTGGAGGTGCAGCAGAAGACGAACCGCTTGGCTGAGGTGGAGCTGCGGCTCAAGGACTCCCTGGCTGAGAGGGCCGAGGAGGAGGAGCGGCTCAGCCGGCGGCTGCGGGACAGCCAGGAGACCATCGCCAGCCTCaagtcccagccccagcagataAAG TACATCATCAAGACGGTGGAGGTGGAGTCAGCCAAGGCAAAACAAGCCCTTTGTGAGACTCAGTCCCGAAACCAGTacctgcaggagcaggtgggGATGCAAAAGCAGGTGCTGAaggagatggagcagcagctgcagaggtcCCAGAAGACGGAGGCTCAGCTCCGAGCTCAG ATCATGATGTatgaggctgagctggagcgAGCCCATGGGCAGATGCTGGAGGAGATGCAGGcgatggaggaggagaagaaccACGCCATTGAAGAGGCATTTTCCCGTGCCCAGGTGGAGATGAAGGCGGTGCACGAGAACCTGGCAG GTGTCCGGACCAACCTGCTGACGCTGCAGCCGGCGCTGCGCACCCTCACCCACGACTACAACAGCCTGAAGCGTCAGGTCCGCGACTTCCCCGTGCTCCTCCAGGAGACCCTGCGCAGCGCCAGGGCCGAG ATCAGCCAGGCCATCGAGGAGGTGCACAGCACCAACCGGGAGCTGCTGCGCAAGTACCGGCGGGAGCTGCAGCTCCGCAAGAAATGTCACAACGAGCTGGTGCGGCTCAAAG GAAACATCCGTGTTTTTGGGCGAGTCCGCCCCATCACGAAAGAGGATGGGGAGGGCCCTGAGGCAGCCAATGCTGTGACCTTTGATGCTGACGATGACGCTGTCCTGTACCTCCTGCACAAGGGGAAGCAGGTGTCCTTTGAACTGGATAAGGTCTTCCCCCCACAAGCGTCCCAGGAGGAG GTGTTTCAGGAGGTTCAAGCCCTGGTCACCTCCTGCATTGATGGCTACAATGTCTGCATCTTTGCCTATGGGCAGACAGGGGCAGGAAAAACCTACACAATGGAG GGGACGGCAGCAAACCCAGGGATCAACCAGCgggccctgcagctgctcttctcCGAGGTGCGGGGCAAGGCGGCCGACTGGGACTACACCATCACTGTCAGCGCCGCCGAGATCTACAACGAGGCACTCAG GGActtgctggggaaggagccgcaggagaagctggagatCAAGCTGTGCCCTGATGGCAGCGGGCAGCTCTACGTGCCCGGGCTCACTGAGTTCAGGGTGCAGAGCGTGGAGGACATCAACAAG GTCTTCGAGTCTGGCCACATCAAGCGGGTGACAGAGTGCACCAACCTGAACGAGCACAGCTCTCGCTCCCACGCCCTCCTCATCGTCACCGTCCGCGGCCTCGACCGCAGCACGGGGCTCCGCACCACAG GGAAGCTGAACCTGGTGGACCTGGCGGGCTCGGAGCGGGTCGGGCGGTCGGGCGCGGAGGGCAGCCGGCTCCGCGAGGCGCAGCACATCAACAAGTCCCTGTCGGCACTGGGAGATGTCATCTACGCCCTGCGCTCCCGGCAGGGCCACGTGCCCTTCCGGAACTCCAAGCTGACCTACCTGCTGCAAGACTCGCTCAGCGGTGACAGCAAGACCCTCATGATGGTGCAG GTCTCCCCTGCTGAGAAGAACACCAGCGAGACGCTGTGCTCCTTGAAGTTTGCTGAGAGGGTTCGCTCTGTGGAGCTGGGTCCTGTCTCCCgcaaggctgagctgggctcctgGCCCAGCCAGGAGCACCTGGAG ggTGACTCTCCAGGTTCTGCGGCAGCCCCTGGCCGGAGCCACGCATCGCCCAGCCCGGGGCAGCTCTCCAGTCGCTCTGCCTCCATCCGCAGGAAGCTCCACACCTCAG GGAAGCTGAGGCCAGTCCCCCTGTGA
- the KIFC3 gene encoding kinesin-like protein KIFC3 isoform X2, with product MITSRTAWDLGSGPSAGAAWNTKDLAPDGRGQDRLSTGSGAGASPRVPLLPALLHQKILSVNWPDTANPRGLCRALQALRDTTCKRREEPRPRAPAPEEPPASPREPAAAAAVQAASAMNLEKAGGRLCSGKRAALPTARPFPVIQEVMASMAHLQKEKLRLQEELLELQEKLAAQENNELSLSLQLQGQVETLKAKLLEQAQEISRLRSEQGGTDAEKHRDLLAAENERLRQEMKACEGELRELQRQQQAPCRDCPHLQENAVLQEQLSQLQREAEEMRAKLVELDLEVQQKTNRLAEVELRLKDSLAERAEEEERLSRRLRDSQETIASLKSQPQQIKYIIKTVEVESAKAKQALCETQSRNQYLQEQVGMQKQVLKEMEQQLQRSQKTEAQLRAQIMMYEAELERAHGQMLEEMQAMEEEKNHAIEEAFSRAQVEMKAVHENLAGVRTNLLTLQPALRTLTHDYNSLKRQVRDFPVLLQETLRSARAEISQAIEEVHSTNRELLRKYRRELQLRKKCHNELVRLKGNIRVFGRVRPITKEDGEGPEAANAVTFDADDDAVLYLLHKGKQVSFELDKVFPPQASQEEVFQEVQALVTSCIDGYNVCIFAYGQTGAGKTYTMEGTAANPGINQRALQLLFSEVRGKAADWDYTITVSAAEIYNEALRDLLGKEPQEKLEIKLCPDGSGQLYVPGLTEFRVQSVEDINKVFESGHIKRVTECTNLNEHSSRSHALLIVTVRGLDRSTGLRTTGKLNLVDLAGSERVGRSGAEGSRLREAQHINKSLSALGDVIYALRSRQGHVPFRNSKLTYLLQDSLSGDSKTLMMVQVSPAEKNTSETLCSLKFAERVRSVELGPVSRKAELGSWPSQEHLEGDSPGSAAAPGRSHASPSPGQLSSRSASIRRKLHTSA from the exons ATGATCACGTCCCGCACCGCCTGGGATCTGGGATCCGGGCCCTCCGCCGGAGCCGCCTGGAACACCAAGGACCTTGCCCCGGACG GCCGTGGGCAGGACAGGCTCAGCACTGGGAGTGGAGCAGGCGCCTCTCCCCGGGTTCCTCTGCTACCAGCACTGCTTCACCAAAAAATCCTCAGCGTGAACTGGCCGGACACTGCAAACCCCCGTGGGCTCTGCCGGGCTCTCCAG GCGCTGCGGGACACAACGTGCAAGCGGCGGGAGGagccgcggccccgggccccGGCCCCGGAGGAGCCGCCTGCATCCCCCCGTGAGCCGGCGGCTGCCGCAGCAGTGCAGGCGGCCTCCGCCATGAACCTGGAGAAAGCAG GAGGGAGGCTCTGCAGTGGGAAACGTGCCgccctgcccacagcccggCCCTTCCCCGTGATCCAGGAGGTGATGGCCTCCATGGCACATCTGCAGAAGGAGAAGCTgcggctgcaggaggagctgctggagctgcaggagaaactCGCTGCCCAGGAGAACAATGagctctccctctctctccaaCTGCAAGGCCAG GTGGAAACTCTGAAGGCAAAGCTCctggagcaggcacaggagaTCAGCCGGCTGCGCTCGGAGCAG GGCGGCACGGATGCGGAGAAGCACCGGGACCTGCTGGCGGCCGAGAACGAGCGCCTGCGGCAGGAGATGAAAGCGTGTGAAGGGGAGCTGCGGGAGctgcagcggcagcagcaggcGCCGTGCAGGGACTGCCCCCACCTGCAG GAGAACGccgtgctgcaggagcagctgtcccagctgcagcgGGAAGCAGAGGAGATGCGGGCCAAGCTGGTGGAGCTGGACCTGGAGGTGCAGCAGAAGACGAACCGCTTGGCTGAGGTGGAGCTGCGGCTCAAGGACTCCCTGGCTGAGAGGGCCGAGGAGGAGGAGCGGCTCAGCCGGCGGCTGCGGGACAGCCAGGAGACCATCGCCAGCCTCaagtcccagccccagcagataAAG TACATCATCAAGACGGTGGAGGTGGAGTCAGCCAAGGCAAAACAAGCCCTTTGTGAGACTCAGTCCCGAAACCAGTacctgcaggagcaggtgggGATGCAAAAGCAGGTGCTGAaggagatggagcagcagctgcagaggtcCCAGAAGACGGAGGCTCAGCTCCGAGCTCAG ATCATGATGTatgaggctgagctggagcgAGCCCATGGGCAGATGCTGGAGGAGATGCAGGcgatggaggaggagaagaaccACGCCATTGAAGAGGCATTTTCCCGTGCCCAGGTGGAGATGAAGGCGGTGCACGAGAACCTGGCAG GTGTCCGGACCAACCTGCTGACGCTGCAGCCGGCGCTGCGCACCCTCACCCACGACTACAACAGCCTGAAGCGTCAGGTCCGCGACTTCCCCGTGCTCCTCCAGGAGACCCTGCGCAGCGCCAGGGCCGAG ATCAGCCAGGCCATCGAGGAGGTGCACAGCACCAACCGGGAGCTGCTGCGCAAGTACCGGCGGGAGCTGCAGCTCCGCAAGAAATGTCACAACGAGCTGGTGCGGCTCAAAG GAAACATCCGTGTTTTTGGGCGAGTCCGCCCCATCACGAAAGAGGATGGGGAGGGCCCTGAGGCAGCCAATGCTGTGACCTTTGATGCTGACGATGACGCTGTCCTGTACCTCCTGCACAAGGGGAAGCAGGTGTCCTTTGAACTGGATAAGGTCTTCCCCCCACAAGCGTCCCAGGAGGAG GTGTTTCAGGAGGTTCAAGCCCTGGTCACCTCCTGCATTGATGGCTACAATGTCTGCATCTTTGCCTATGGGCAGACAGGGGCAGGAAAAACCTACACAATGGAG GGGACGGCAGCAAACCCAGGGATCAACCAGCgggccctgcagctgctcttctcCGAGGTGCGGGGCAAGGCGGCCGACTGGGACTACACCATCACTGTCAGCGCCGCCGAGATCTACAACGAGGCACTCAG GGActtgctggggaaggagccgcaggagaagctggagatCAAGCTGTGCCCTGATGGCAGCGGGCAGCTCTACGTGCCCGGGCTCACTGAGTTCAGGGTGCAGAGCGTGGAGGACATCAACAAG GTCTTCGAGTCTGGCCACATCAAGCGGGTGACAGAGTGCACCAACCTGAACGAGCACAGCTCTCGCTCCCACGCCCTCCTCATCGTCACCGTCCGCGGCCTCGACCGCAGCACGGGGCTCCGCACCACAG GGAAGCTGAACCTGGTGGACCTGGCGGGCTCGGAGCGGGTCGGGCGGTCGGGCGCGGAGGGCAGCCGGCTCCGCGAGGCGCAGCACATCAACAAGTCCCTGTCGGCACTGGGAGATGTCATCTACGCCCTGCGCTCCCGGCAGGGCCACGTGCCCTTCCGGAACTCCAAGCTGACCTACCTGCTGCAAGACTCGCTCAGCGGTGACAGCAAGACCCTCATGATGGTGCAG GTCTCCCCTGCTGAGAAGAACACCAGCGAGACGCTGTGCTCCTTGAAGTTTGCTGAGAGGGTTCGCTCTGTGGAGCTGGGTCCTGTCTCCCgcaaggctgagctgggctcctgGCCCAGCCAGGAGCACCTGGAG ggTGACTCTCCAGGTTCTGCGGCAGCCCCTGGCCGGAGCCACGCATCGCCCAGCCCGGGGCAGCTCTCCAGTCGCTCTGCCTCCATCCGCAGGAAGCTCCACACCTCAG CCTGA